In Roseomonas fluvialis, one genomic interval encodes:
- a CDS encoding TRAP transporter large permease — protein sequence MIAIVFLLGLLGVTIFAAATTGQAVPVAEILMLVGVFVVFFGSGVYIAAVLGALGVLTGLIFSDRPWWTFLGQTLWGPSSNFVLVAVPLFLLMGEILLRAGLSDRLYKALNVWLNRMPGGLLHTNIVSCAVFSAISGSSVATAATMGSVALPYFQDTKYSQRMVLGSLAAGGALGNLIPPGITFIIYGLITETSVGALYIAAIIPSLLVTGLFILVILAHGLRHPMEKPPRLPIGMKLRALVDLVPTLLLILLVLGSIYGGFATPTEAAALGVVGAAFFAALEGKLSFRMLNASAEATARNTALLGLILFGAYLLNYILTIINVPQALAALIAGLPIPPWGIMLCIIMLYVALGTFMEGFSMIITTVPVVFPIVVALGYDPIWFGVIVTMLVEIAQISPPDGTVMYVLQGMRKRAGPITDVFVGVLPFLGVYLLAVVLLMVFPGLALWLPSVMG from the coding sequence ATGATCGCCATCGTCTTCCTGCTCGGCCTGCTGGGCGTGACGATCTTCGCCGCGGCTACCACTGGGCAGGCGGTGCCTGTGGCCGAGATCCTGATGCTGGTGGGCGTCTTCGTCGTCTTCTTCGGGTCGGGCGTGTACATCGCGGCGGTGCTGGGCGCGCTCGGGGTGCTGACCGGGCTGATCTTCTCCGACCGGCCGTGGTGGACCTTCCTGGGGCAGACGTTGTGGGGGCCATCCAGCAACTTCGTGCTGGTGGCGGTGCCGCTGTTCCTGCTGATGGGCGAGATCCTGCTGCGGGCGGGATTGTCCGACCGGCTCTACAAGGCGCTGAACGTCTGGCTCAACCGGATGCCCGGCGGGTTGCTGCACACCAACATCGTGTCATGCGCGGTGTTCTCCGCCATCAGCGGATCGTCGGTGGCGACGGCGGCGACCATGGGGTCGGTCGCGCTGCCGTATTTCCAGGACACGAAGTACAGCCAGCGGATGGTGCTGGGGTCGCTCGCCGCCGGCGGGGCGCTCGGCAACCTCATCCCGCCCGGGATCACCTTCATCATCTACGGCCTGATCACCGAGACTTCGGTCGGGGCGTTGTACATCGCCGCCATCATCCCGTCGCTGCTGGTGACCGGGCTGTTCATCCTGGTGATCCTGGCGCACGGGCTGCGCCACCCGATGGAGAAGCCGCCGCGGCTGCCGATCGGGATGAAACTGCGCGCGCTGGTGGACCTCGTGCCCACGCTGCTGCTGATCCTGCTGGTGCTGGGGTCGATCTATGGCGGCTTCGCGACACCGACCGAGGCGGCGGCGCTCGGCGTGGTGGGCGCGGCCTTTTTCGCGGCACTCGAAGGCAAACTGTCCTTCCGGATGCTCAATGCCTCCGCCGAGGCCACGGCGCGCAACACGGCGCTGCTGGGGCTGATCCTGTTCGGCGCCTATCTGCTCAACTACATCCTGACCATCATCAACGTGCCGCAGGCGCTCGCCGCACTCATTGCCGGGCTGCCGATCCCGCCCTGGGGGATCATGCTGTGCATCATCATGCTGTACGTGGCGCTGGGCACCTTCATGGAGGGCTTCTCCATGATCATCACGACGGTGCCGGTGGTGTTTCCGATCGTGGTGGCGCTCGGCTACGACCCGATCTGGTTCGGCGTGATCGTGACCATGCTGGTGGAGATCGCGCAGATCTCCCCGCCCGACGGGACGGTGATGTACGTGCTGCAGGGCATGCGGAAACGCGCCGGGCCGATAACCGACGTGTTCGTCGGCGTGCTGCCGTTCCTTGGCGTCTATCTCCTGGCGGTCGTGCTGCTTATGGTCTTCCCGGGGCTCGCCCTCTGGCTGCCCTCCGTGATGGGCTGA
- the queA gene encoding tRNA preQ1(34) S-adenosylmethionine ribosyltransferase-isomerase QueA, with amino-acid sequence MSAPLRTADFDFALPEALIAQAPARPRDAARMLVVRPDGVTDAGVRDLPSLLHPGDVMVVNDTRVIPARLHARRGAARIEVMLNRSEGAGLWHALVRNARRLRAGDVIAIEGAEDCTATVTAAPQDGAVVLDFGPDQAALAAALEQAGEIPLPPYIARPDGPRPEDAADYQPIFAQRPGAVAAPTASLHFTPALLDAIAARGVGRATVTLHVGAGTFLPMRAEDPRAHRLHAEWGEVTNQAAATINAARAAGGRIVAIGTTALRLLESAVDDAGRIAPFRGLTDIFLLPGHRFRSADLLMTNFHLPRSTLFMLVCAFAGTGRMKAAYDHAIGQRYRFYSYGDASLLERAP; translated from the coding sequence GTGTCCGCCCCGCTCCGCACCGCAGATTTCGATTTCGCCCTGCCCGAGGCCCTGATCGCCCAGGCCCCCGCGCGCCCGCGCGATGCCGCGCGGATGCTGGTGGTGCGCCCCGATGGCGTCACGGATGCCGGGGTGCGCGACCTGCCTTCGCTTCTGCACCCCGGCGATGTCATGGTGGTGAACGACACGCGGGTGATCCCGGCCCGCCTGCACGCAAGGCGCGGTGCCGCGCGCATCGAGGTGATGCTGAATCGCAGCGAAGGCGCCGGCCTGTGGCATGCGCTGGTGCGCAATGCGCGCCGCCTGCGCGCCGGCGATGTGATCGCGATCGAGGGTGCGGAAGACTGCACCGCGACCGTCACGGCGGCGCCGCAGGATGGTGCGGTGGTTCTTGACTTCGGCCCCGACCAGGCGGCGCTTGCGGCCGCTCTGGAGCAGGCCGGGGAAATCCCGCTGCCGCCCTACATCGCGCGCCCGGATGGCCCGCGCCCCGAGGACGCCGCCGACTACCAGCCGATCTTCGCGCAACGGCCCGGCGCGGTCGCCGCCCCCACCGCCAGCCTGCACTTCACGCCCGCGCTGCTGGATGCCATCGCCGCGCGCGGCGTGGGGCGCGCCACCGTCACCCTGCATGTCGGCGCGGGCACCTTCCTGCCGATGCGCGCCGAGGACCCGCGCGCGCACCGCCTGCACGCCGAATGGGGCGAGGTCACCAACCAGGCCGCCGCCACCATCAACGCCGCGCGCGCCGCCGGCGGGCGGATCGTGGCCATCGGCACCACCGCGCTGCGCCTGCTGGAATCCGCGGTGGATGACGCCGGGCGTATCGCGCCCTTCCGCGGCCTCACCGACATCTTCCTGCTGCCCGGGCACCGCTTCCGCAGCGCCGACCTGCTGATGACCAACTTCCACCTGCCGCGCAGCACGCTGTTCATGCTGGTGTGTGCCTTCGCCGGCACCGGGCGCATGAAGGCTGCCTACGACCACGCCATCGGGCAGCGCTACCGCTTCTATTCGTATGGCGATGCGTCGCTCCTGGAGCGCGCGCCATGA
- the queF gene encoding preQ(1) synthase: protein MTEDYSGLTQLGQPTALPRNPEEAVLERVPAPHQDLRYCVRFTAPEFTSLCPLTGQPDFAHLVIDYVPGEWIVESKSLKNYLASFRNHGAFHEACTLDIAQRLVALLSPAWLRIGGYWYPRGGIPIDVFWQSGEAPQGVWIPAQEVQPYRGRG from the coding sequence ATGACCGAGGATTATTCCGGCCTGACGCAGCTCGGCCAGCCCACCGCGCTGCCGCGCAATCCGGAGGAAGCGGTGCTGGAACGCGTGCCCGCGCCGCACCAGGACTTGCGCTACTGCGTGCGCTTCACCGCCCCGGAATTCACGTCGCTGTGCCCCCTCACCGGCCAGCCGGACTTCGCGCACCTGGTGATCGACTACGTGCCCGGCGAATGGATCGTCGAGAGCAAGTCGCTCAAGAACTACCTGGCGTCCTTCCGCAACCACGGCGCCTTCCACGAGGCCTGCACGCTCGATATCGCGCAGCGGCTGGTCGCACTTCTATCGCCGGCCTGGCTGCGCATCGGCGGCTACTGGTATCCGCGCGGCGGCATCCCGATCGACGTGTTCTGGCAGTCGGGCGAGGCGCCACAGGGCGTCTGGATCCCGGCGCAGGAGGTCCAGCCCTATCGTGGGCGCGGCTGA
- a CDS encoding TRAP transporter small permease subunit produces MSGAVTPSPAPLRAVRALRRGVARVASVMAHVAGWTYIACALFITFDIVARAFLGFSSQATVEVTGYMLAGGIAWALAHTLIRRAHIRVDVFANRLPVRLRAPLHVVSLLLLTALGVLIAWSAWELVDESVLFNAHDNSALRIELVWPQGIWAFGISAFVVCCGVLLLEAVLALADGQGAALDGLLGSRTLEDETEEALEAVAMAHEGDRR; encoded by the coding sequence GTGAGCGGCGCCGTCACGCCATCCCCCGCGCCGTTGCGTGCCGTGCGCGCGCTGCGGCGCGGCGTGGCGCGCGTGGCATCGGTGATGGCGCATGTGGCGGGCTGGACCTACATCGCCTGCGCGCTGTTCATCACCTTCGACATCGTCGCGCGGGCCTTCCTCGGCTTCTCGTCCCAGGCGACGGTCGAGGTCACGGGCTACATGCTGGCGGGCGGCATCGCCTGGGCGCTGGCGCATACGCTGATCCGGCGCGCGCATATCCGGGTGGACGTATTCGCCAACCGGCTGCCGGTGCGGCTGCGTGCGCCGCTGCATGTGGTCTCGCTGCTGCTGCTGACGGCGCTCGGCGTGCTGATCGCCTGGTCGGCCTGGGAACTGGTGGACGAAAGCGTGCTGTTCAACGCGCACGACAATTCCGCGCTGCGGATCGAACTGGTCTGGCCGCAGGGCATTTGGGCCTTCGGCATATCGGCCTTCGTGGTCTGCTGCGGCGTGCTGCTGCTGGAAGCGGTGCTGGCGCTGGCGGACGGGCAGGGGGCGGCGCTGGACGGGCTGCTTGGGTCGCGCACGCTGGAGGACGAGACGGAGGAAGCGCTGGAGGCCGTGGCCATGGCGCATGAGGGCGATCGGCGATGA
- the tgt gene encoding tRNA guanosine(34) transglycosylase Tgt: protein MTLHWTRAVTDGAARAGVLHTAHGEVPTPVFMPVGTAGTVKAMTADAVRSTGARMVLGNTYHLMLRPGAERVARLGGLHRLMDWHGPILTDSGGFQVMSLSGLRKMDEDGVTFRSHVDGSKHRLTPERSIEIQRLLGADVTMSFDECTPFPATHDQAAASMRLSMRWAARGREAFTPREGHGLFGIVQGGVYPDLRAESVEALTRIGFEGYAVGGLAVGEGQAAMFEVLESTCPLLPADSARYLMGVGTPADLVGAVARGIDMFDCVMPTRSGRTGRAYTRRGVINIRNARHAEDTRPLDPDCACPACRSHSRAYLHHLFKAGEMLGPMLLTWHNIQYYQDLMRELREAILAGTFTQTAARITAAWTEETPA, encoded by the coding sequence ATGACGCTGCACTGGACCCGCGCCGTGACCGACGGCGCCGCGCGTGCCGGCGTTCTGCACACCGCGCATGGTGAGGTGCCAACCCCGGTCTTCATGCCCGTCGGCACCGCCGGCACGGTGAAGGCCATGACCGCCGATGCGGTGCGCAGCACCGGCGCGCGCATGGTGCTGGGCAACACCTATCACCTGATGCTGCGCCCGGGTGCCGAGCGTGTCGCGCGCCTGGGGGGCCTGCACCGCCTGATGGACTGGCACGGCCCGATCCTGACGGATTCCGGCGGCTTCCAGGTCATGTCGCTGTCCGGCCTGCGCAAGATGGACGAGGATGGCGTGACCTTCCGCAGCCACGTGGATGGCAGCAAGCACCGCCTCACGCCGGAACGCAGCATCGAGATCCAGCGCCTGCTCGGCGCGGACGTGACGATGTCCTTCGACGAATGCACGCCGTTCCCCGCCACGCACGACCAGGCCGCGGCGTCGATGCGCCTGTCGATGCGCTGGGCGGCGCGCGGGCGGGAGGCGTTCACCCCGCGCGAGGGCCATGGGCTGTTCGGCATCGTGCAAGGTGGCGTCTACCCCGACCTGCGCGCCGAGAGCGTCGAAGCCCTCACACGCATCGGCTTCGAGGGCTATGCGGTCGGTGGCCTCGCGGTCGGCGAGGGCCAGGCCGCGATGTTCGAGGTGCTGGAATCCACCTGTCCCCTGCTGCCCGCCGACAGCGCGCGCTACCTGATGGGTGTCGGCACGCCGGCAGACCTCGTCGGCGCCGTCGCACGCGGCATCGACATGTTCGACTGCGTCATGCCCACGCGGTCGGGCCGCACCGGGCGCGCCTATACCCGCCGCGGCGTGATCAACATCCGCAACGCGCGACACGCCGAGGACACCCGCCCGCTCGACCCCGATTGCGCCTGCCCGGCGTGCAGAAGCCATTCGCGCGCCTATCTGCATCATCTGTTCAAGGCGGGGGAGATGCTCGGGCCGATGCTGCTGACCTGGCACAACATCCAGTACTACCAGGACCTGATGCGCGAGCTGCGCGAGGCGATCCTCGCCGGCACCTTCACGCAGACCGCCGCGCGCATCACCGCCGCCTGGACCGAGGAGACCCCCGCATGA
- a CDS encoding TRAP transporter substrate-binding protein produces the protein MHRLGSLRAAIAAALGLVAPAALAQAPSLPAGPPVRIVAVTQPLPTQPQYTRVDQVILRDATAQRSNGRVQVTLATHAERNLAGNEIVRLVRSGQVEIGAGTLTTLSGDVPILDGVDLAGLAPDIADAKRMAEAIIPAANRDLERFGTRLVALYPFPAQVVFCRAPFTTLADLRGRRVRTFGNSLVDYFTALGAQPVSIGFPEVYSALERGVVDCAITGSGSGAAARWPEVTTHISNMPVSWAVAGYLVNLAWWNRLDPQVRAFLEATMKEVSDAQWALGAAATRDGIDCNIGRTAECRIHTVAARPMTEVVATDADRAETQRIFREVVLPGWVRRCGARCGEIYNEVIAPISGVRFGG, from the coding sequence ATGCATCGTCTGGGTTCCCTCCGCGCCGCGATCGCCGCGGCTCTCGGCCTCGTTGCGCCTGCCGCGCTGGCGCAGGCGCCGAGCCTGCCGGCCGGACCACCGGTGCGCATCGTGGCCGTGACGCAGCCGCTGCCGACCCAGCCGCAATACACGCGGGTGGACCAGGTGATCCTGCGCGACGCAACCGCGCAGCGCAGCAACGGGCGCGTGCAGGTGACGCTCGCCACGCATGCCGAGCGCAACCTGGCGGGCAACGAGATCGTGCGCCTGGTGCGATCGGGCCAGGTGGAGATCGGGGCGGGCACGCTCACCACCCTGTCGGGCGACGTGCCGATCCTGGATGGCGTGGACCTGGCGGGCCTCGCGCCCGACATCGCCGATGCGAAGCGCATGGCGGAGGCGATCATCCCCGCCGCGAACCGTGACCTCGAGCGCTTCGGGACGCGGCTGGTCGCGCTTTATCCCTTCCCGGCGCAGGTGGTGTTCTGCCGCGCGCCCTTCACGACCCTCGCGGATCTGCGCGGGCGGCGGGTGCGCACCTTCGGCAATTCGCTGGTGGACTACTTCACCGCGCTTGGCGCGCAGCCGGTCAGCATCGGCTTCCCGGAAGTCTATTCGGCGCTGGAGCGCGGGGTGGTGGATTGCGCCATCACGGGGTCGGGCTCGGGTGCCGCGGCGCGCTGGCCCGAGGTGACGACGCATATCTCGAACATGCCGGTGTCCTGGGCGGTGGCCGGGTATCTCGTGAACCTGGCGTGGTGGAACCGGCTCGACCCGCAGGTGCGCGCCTTCCTGGAGGCGACCATGAAGGAGGTCTCTGACGCGCAATGGGCGCTGGGTGCCGCGGCCACGCGCGACGGCATCGACTGCAACATCGGCCGCACTGCCGAATGCCGCATCCATACCGTTGCCGCACGGCCGATGACCGAGGTCGTCGCCACTGACGCCGACCGCGCCGAGACCCAGCGCATCTTCCGCGAGGTGGTTCTGCCCGGCTGGGTGCGCCGCTGCGGTGCGCGCTGCGGGGAGATCTACAACGAGGTGATCGCGCCGATCTCCGGCGTGCGCTTCGGCGGGTGA
- a CDS encoding hydantoinase B/oxoprolinase family protein yields the protein MNSTDTTAPAVGTADIRYQVMWNRLLSVVEEQARTLVRTAFSTSAREAGDISAGVFDLQGQMLAQAVTGTPGHVNSMARSVVHFIREFPVHTMKPGDHYITNDPWKGTGHLYDLVVTSPAFHDGKLVALFSSTTHIVDIGGVGQSAEGKQVFHEGLFIPLIPLARQGVVDETVMRIIRANVREPVQVEGDVFALMACNETGERRLSAMLRENDLKDLDALGDYIITRSRAGMAAAIAKLPKGTWKSHMRIDGVTDPIDLHATVTIADDHIAVDYAGTSAAVPFGINCPLCYTEAYTAFGVKCLVGAEIPNNAGTLDAVIVTAPEGSIVNAPFPFPVTARSTMGHMLPDVVYGALDQAIPGRVPAEGTSNLWNLKLGAGPGYTGPTGPAFMITSFHSGGTGARPNLDGLSATPFPSGVRNVPVEVTEAITPLVFWKKELREGSGGAGRFRGGLGQVIEVARRDNQPFGIFATFERVKHPARGRAGGESGARGRLSLASGTELKPKGFHVVPAGDRLVVEMPGGGGHGDPAERDATVAQRDAALGYTRE from the coding sequence ATGAACAGCACCGACACGACGGCGCCGGCCGTCGGGACCGCGGATATCCGCTACCAGGTCATGTGGAACCGCCTGCTCAGCGTGGTCGAGGAACAGGCGCGCACGCTGGTGCGCACGGCGTTCTCGACCTCGGCGCGCGAGGCCGGCGACATCTCCGCCGGCGTCTTCGACCTGCAGGGGCAGATGCTCGCGCAGGCGGTGACCGGCACGCCGGGCCACGTGAATTCCATGGCGCGATCGGTGGTGCATTTCATCCGCGAATTCCCGGTCCACACCATGAAGCCGGGCGACCACTACATCACCAACGATCCTTGGAAGGGCACCGGTCATCTGTACGACCTTGTGGTGACGTCCCCCGCCTTTCACGACGGCAAGCTGGTCGCGCTGTTTTCGTCCACCACGCATATCGTCGACATCGGCGGCGTCGGCCAATCGGCCGAGGGCAAGCAGGTCTTCCACGAAGGCCTGTTCATCCCGCTCATCCCGCTCGCGCGGCAGGGCGTGGTGGACGAGACGGTGATGCGCATCATCCGCGCCAATGTGCGCGAACCGGTGCAGGTGGAAGGCGACGTCTTCGCCCTGATGGCCTGCAACGAGACCGGCGAGCGGCGCCTGTCGGCCATGCTGCGGGAGAACGACCTCAAGGACCTCGATGCGCTCGGCGACTACATCATCACGCGCTCCCGCGCTGGCATGGCGGCGGCGATCGCGAAGCTGCCGAAAGGCACCTGGAAATCCCACATGCGCATCGACGGCGTGACCGACCCGATCGACCTGCATGCCACCGTCACCATCGCCGACGACCACATCGCGGTGGACTACGCCGGCACATCCGCCGCCGTTCCCTTCGGCATCAACTGCCCGCTCTGCTACACCGAAGCCTATACGGCCTTCGGCGTGAAATGCCTGGTCGGTGCCGAGATCCCGAACAATGCCGGCACGCTCGACGCGGTCATCGTCACCGCGCCCGAGGGCTCGATCGTCAATGCGCCCTTCCCCTTCCCCGTCACGGCGCGATCGACCATGGGGCACATGCTGCCCGACGTGGTCTATGGCGCGCTCGACCAGGCGATCCCCGGGCGCGTTCCGGCGGAGGGCACGTCGAACCTGTGGAACCTGAAGCTCGGCGCGGGGCCTGGCTATACGGGCCCGACCGGGCCGGCCTTCATGATCACGTCCTTCCATTCCGGCGGCACCGGCGCGCGGCCGAACCTCGATGGGTTGTCGGCCACGCCCTTCCCCTCCGGCGTGCGCAACGTACCGGTGGAGGTGACCGAGGCCATCACGCCGCTGGTCTTCTGGAAGAAGGAATTGCGCGAGGGTTCCGGCGGCGCCGGCCGCTTCCGTGGCGGCCTCGGCCAGGTGATCGAGGTCGCCCGGCGCGACAACCAGCCCTTCGGGATCTTCGCCACCTTCGAACGTGTGAAGCACCCGGCGCGCGGGCGGGCCGGTGGCGAGAGCGGCGCGCGCGGACGTCTCTCGCTGGCCTCGGGCACCGAGCTCAAGCCCAAGGGCTTCCACGTGGTGCCGGCGGGCGACCGGCTGGTGGTGGAAATGCCCGGCGGCGGCGGCCATGGCGACCCGGCCGAGCGCGACGCCACGGTGGCGCAGCGCGACGCCGCGCTGGGCTACACGCGGGAGTAG
- a CDS encoding hydantoinase/oxoprolinase family protein, whose amino-acid sequence MGETRLAVDIGGTFTDLVLATPRGTHEMKLLTTPDAPERAVLEGARAILAAAGCTPGDVGLVVHGTTLATNALIERKGAPTALLTTEGFRDSVEIAYEHRFEQYDLSMQRPEPLVPRDLRLGVPERIAADGSVLLALDEAALRATARALRTRGIVAVAVCFLHSFTNAIHERRAGAILAEEMPDAAITLSCDVAPEIREYERASTTIANAYVLPLMGRYLAALEQGLRDAGMACPLLLMMSSGGVTTVETAKRFPVRLVESGPAGGAILAQAVAAENGLDRVLAFDMGGTTAKLTLIDDLDFQRSRSFEVARAYRFIQGSGLPVRIPVIELVEIGAGGGSIARVDALGRILVGPDSAGSVPGPACYGRGGTLPTVTDADAALGRLDPSRFAGGSITLDVARAEAAVGGAIAGMAPTQGAVGIAEIVDETMANAARVHAVENGKDTAGRAMIAFGGAAPLHAGRLAQKLGIARVVVPVGAGVGSAHGFLRAPIAYEVVRSRHMRLDAFDAAMLNALFAEMRAEAESVVRLGAPDAPLTEARTGFMRYRGQGHEIAVPLPPRTLAPEDAATLRTGFEAAYTALFGRVIPRLEVEAMTFALALSAARALPGRVPDPPPRPAPPAAGTRDVTDPATGATEPAMVFERAALAPGMVLPGPALIVEDGTTTVVPRGMAARINALHQIVLETAR is encoded by the coding sequence ATGGGTGAGACACGCCTGGCCGTCGACATCGGCGGCACCTTCACGGACCTGGTGCTCGCCACGCCGCGCGGCACGCATGAGATGAAGCTGCTCACCACGCCCGACGCGCCGGAGCGCGCGGTGCTGGAGGGGGCGCGCGCCATTCTCGCCGCCGCCGGCTGCACGCCGGGCGATGTGGGCCTGGTCGTGCACGGCACCACGCTCGCGACGAATGCGCTGATCGAACGAAAGGGCGCGCCCACCGCGCTGCTGACCACCGAGGGCTTCCGCGATTCCGTGGAAATCGCCTACGAGCACCGCTTCGAACAATACGACCTGTCGATGCAGCGGCCCGAACCGCTGGTGCCGCGCGACCTGCGGCTGGGCGTGCCCGAACGCATCGCGGCCGATGGGTCAGTGCTGCTGGCGCTGGACGAGGCCGCGCTGCGCGCCACGGCACGGGCGCTGCGCACGCGCGGCATCGTCGCGGTGGCCGTCTGCTTCCTGCATTCCTTCACCAATGCCATCCACGAACGCCGCGCCGGCGCCATCCTGGCGGAGGAGATGCCCGACGCCGCCATCACGCTCTCCTGCGACGTGGCACCCGAGATCCGCGAATACGAACGTGCGTCCACCACCATCGCGAATGCCTATGTGCTGCCGCTTATGGGTCGCTACCTGGCCGCGCTGGAACAGGGCCTGCGCGACGCCGGCATGGCCTGCCCGCTGCTGCTGATGATGTCCTCGGGCGGCGTCACCACGGTCGAGACGGCGAAGCGCTTCCCGGTGCGGCTGGTCGAATCCGGCCCGGCCGGCGGTGCCATCCTCGCGCAGGCGGTGGCGGCGGAGAACGGGCTCGACCGCGTGCTGGCGTTCGACATGGGCGGCACCACGGCGAAGCTGACGCTGATCGACGACCTGGACTTCCAGCGGAGCCGCTCCTTCGAGGTGGCGCGCGCCTACCGCTTCATCCAGGGCAGCGGGCTGCCGGTGCGCATCCCGGTGATCGAACTGGTCGAGATCGGCGCCGGCGGCGGTTCCATCGCGCGGGTCGATGCGCTCGGTCGCATCCTGGTCGGGCCGGACAGCGCGGGGTCGGTGCCCGGGCCGGCCTGCTACGGGCGGGGCGGGACGCTGCCCACGGTGACGGATGCCGATGCCGCGCTGGGGCGGCTCGATCCGTCGCGCTTCGCCGGCGGTTCCATCACGCTCGATGTCGCGCGTGCCGAGGCCGCCGTGGGTGGCGCCATCGCCGGCATGGCGCCGACGCAAGGCGCGGTCGGCATCGCCGAGATCGTGGACGAGACGATGGCCAATGCCGCGCGCGTGCATGCGGTCGAGAACGGCAAGGATACCGCCGGGCGCGCCATGATCGCCTTCGGTGGCGCGGCACCGCTGCATGCCGGGCGGCTGGCGCAGAAGCTCGGCATCGCGCGGGTGGTGGTGCCGGTCGGCGCGGGGGTGGGGTCTGCGCATGGCTTCCTGCGCGCGCCCATCGCGTATGAGGTCGTGCGCAGCCGGCACATGCGCCTCGATGCCTTCGATGCGGCCATGCTGAACGCCTTGTTTGCCGAGATGCGCGCGGAAGCGGAATCGGTCGTGCGCCTGGGCGCGCCCGACGCGCCGCTGACCGAAGCCCGCACGGGCTTCATGCGCTACCGCGGCCAGGGGCACGAGATCGCGGTTCCGCTGCCCCCGCGCACGCTGGCACCCGAGGACGCCGCCACGCTGCGCACCGGCTTCGAGGCGGCCTACACCGCGCTGTTCGGCCGCGTGATCCCGCGCCTGGAAGTGGAAGCCATGACCTTCGCGCTGGCGCTGTCCGCCGCGCGCGCGCTGCCTGGCCGCGTGCCGGACCCGCCGCCGCGCCCCGCCCCGCCCGCGGCCGGCACCCGCGACGTGACCGACCCCGCCACGGGTGCCACCGAACCGGCGATGGTCTTCGAACGCGCGGCCCTCGCGCCGGGCATGGTGCTGCCTGGCCCGGCGCTGATCGTCGAGGATGGCACCACCACCGTCGTGCCGCGCGGCATGGCGGCGCGCATCAATGCCCTGCACCAGATCGTGCTGGAGACCGCCCGATGA
- the queG gene encoding tRNA epoxyqueuosine(34) reductase QueG: protein MGAADAIRAEALSIGFDAVGFARAHLGPEVRERLMHFLAEGRHGSMGWMEARAEQRAHPQALWPEAVSVVVLGLNYGPDTDPLETLAQHDRATVSVYARNRDYHDVLKKRLKALGRWMAERWPGAGIKVFVDTAPVAEKPLAQAAGLGWQGKHTNLVSRTHGSWLFLGEVFTTLDLGTDAPDVDHCGSCRACLDACPTAAFPAPYELDARRCISYLTIEHRGPIDPALRPLMGNRIYGCDDCLAVCPWNKFARAHSEPAFAPRAALRAPLLADLAALDDAAFRAMFSGSPVKRIGRDRFVRNVMVAIGNSGEAALRATAQSRCDDADPVVAEAARWAAQRLEAAS from the coding sequence GTGGGCGCGGCTGACGCCATCCGCGCGGAGGCGCTGTCCATCGGCTTCGACGCCGTGGGCTTCGCGCGCGCGCATCTCGGCCCCGAAGTGCGCGAACGGCTCATGCACTTCCTCGCGGAAGGCCGCCACGGGTCGATGGGCTGGATGGAGGCACGGGCCGAACAACGGGCCCACCCGCAGGCCCTGTGGCCCGAGGCGGTGTCGGTCGTGGTGCTCGGCCTGAACTACGGCCCCGACACCGACCCGCTGGAGACCCTCGCGCAGCACGACCGCGCCACCGTCAGCGTCTATGCCCGCAACCGCGACTACCACGACGTGCTGAAGAAGCGCCTGAAGGCACTCGGCCGCTGGATGGCGGAACGCTGGCCCGGTGCGGGCATCAAGGTGTTCGTGGACACCGCGCCGGTGGCGGAGAAGCCACTCGCGCAGGCGGCGGGCCTCGGCTGGCAGGGCAAGCATACCAACCTGGTGTCGCGCACGCATGGGTCCTGGCTGTTCCTCGGCGAGGTCTTCACCACCCTCGATCTCGGCACCGATGCCCCCGATGTCGACCATTGCGGCAGCTGCCGCGCCTGCCTCGATGCCTGCCCGACCGCGGCCTTCCCGGCGCCCTACGAACTCGATGCGCGGCGCTGCATCTCCTACCTCACCATCGAGCATCGCGGCCCGATCGACCCCGCGCTGCGCCCGCTGATGGGCAACCGCATCTATGGCTGCGACGACTGCCTGGCCGTCTGCCCCTGGAACAAGTTCGCGCGCGCACACAGCGAACCGGCCTTCGCGCCGCGTGCCGCATTGCGCGCGCCGCTGCTGGCGGACCTCGCGGCGCTGGACGATGCCGCCTTCCGTGCCATGTTCTCGGGCAGCCCGGTGAAGCGTATAGGGCGCGACCGCTTCGTGCGCAACGTGATGGTCGCGATCGGCAATTCGGGCGAGGCTGCGCTGCGTGCCACCGCGCAGTCGCGCTGCGACGATGCCGACCCTGTCGTCGCCGAGGCGGCGCGCTGGGCGGCGCAACGGCTGGAGGCCGCATCATGA